The DNA sequence TAACATATCTTTTGCATGATTATTTACATATATCACATCATTTTTATCATTTAAAATATTCAAGCATATTACAGGCTTTAATGTGTTATATTCATTCTTGTATAGTTTATTCCAAAAAGCTTCTTCTTTTTCAGCATTAAAATCAGTAGTCTTTACGGTAAAATAATTTGCATCATAATATTCTTCTAACAAATGTTCATTTGTAAATAGGTTATTATGAATACTACTAATATTAGTGGTAATTGTAAAAACAGCGGCTACCCCTGCTATAAATTTTAACGAATAAATTAAAAAATCCACTCCTCTTTTGTGTGTTGCATTTGCGAATGCCTTTCTAATATCAAAAAAGCAAAAAGAACAATATGGAATAGTGGAAAGAATAATTCCAATGGAATATAAAATTGTGACGAGTCTATTCTCATATGCTCCCGATATATAATTTGACAGCAATATTTTTGCAACAATAAATAATGCAATGTCAAAAGTTACATCGAATAAAGCAGCCTTAAATGCTATGAAACCAGCACTTTCTCCTAAGGAAACTCGTACAACAACCTCTTTTTTTCGCCTAACCACTTCAATTACATTTAGAACAATCATCAATGCAATAATCATACCCCATATAATAAAAATCATGTCCTTTTCCGTAGAATTCCAATATTCTGGATAAGTTAAGCTATATTTTTCTGATAATTTCTGATATGCAGAGATAATATTGTCCTCATTTCCTATGTATGAGATAAAGTTTTCATAACCCACAGAGGTACTTTGCAATTCTGAGAGATTATGAAATTTTACTTTCGTAATTCCGGAAACTAAAGCGGTATATTCTGATTCTTCTATGTTTGCAGTATTTTTTAATGTTTGTCTGATTACTTTATCATCGCCATAAATATGAAGTGTTGAAAGGTATTTATTATTGATTTCATTGTACTGAGAAAAAATATGTACATCATTCTCCGTTGCAGTTTCTGATACATCTTTCAGAAACTGCGACATATCTTCACTAGCAACTTCATAGCGTGATGACGTAAAATATGCTGTAGAAAAGTTCCAAAGCTGATCTTGAAATATTTCAGATTGCATAAGTATTCCAAAAATCAGGAAACAAAACAAACATAAGTTTTTAATTGCTTTCATTTATTTCAACCCCAGATTCCATACTTTATTTGCTTTTTCAAATATCGTAGTCAATATTGTGCTATTTTCATCAACAATCCATTGATCTTCTTGATCTTCAGCTTTTTTGCTACTTGACAACATAATTTGAGTATTCAAATCCTTATAGTCATTAAATAGCACGCCTTGACTTATTCCTTGGTGAAATGGTTTTATCCAAATAATTAGTGCATATCGAACATCTGACTCAGCTATCGCAAGATTTCCATTCCAAAGCAAATAATCAGGGACAGACACACTATACTGGAATCCATCTTTATCTGTGTAAATTTTTACTCCAGATTCTTCTATTTCAGGGAAGTCTTTCTGAAATTCGTTATATGGTTTATAACTCCCGAAGTACCAAAATAAATTATAGCAACAGAACAAAATAACCAAAACAATTCCTATATATTTTATTTTTTTCTTCATTTATATACACTCCACAAAAAAGAGTGGTTGGAATTCCAACCACTCAGCCATTATCCCGAACCTTTGTTTAGTAGCTATTACCGTAGGTAATACTATTTCCTTTATGAGCAACCTCAATTTTAGACCAATTACCTTTACCAACATTTGAACCCGAAAAAGAACCATTTCCATTCTTGACATATGCGTAATGATCTTTAGTTGAATGATATGCGTGTGCATAATCTTCATTAATAGCAAGAGTATTATAACCATAAGTCAAAACACCTTTTCCGTCATCAGATGTAGTGCTCAATTCCCACTTTTTATCAAATGTCTTATTCCCGTTTGTAACAGAAAATGCCATTACTGGAATTGATGAAGAAATTAACATTGCACTAATAGCTACCCCTACAATCACTTTCTTTGCTCTCATAAGTTTTACTTCCTTTGATCTGCTGTATTTCTATTTATATTTTATCAAATAT is a window from the Lachnospiraceae bacterium GAM79 genome containing:
- a CDS encoding DUF1430 domain-containing protein, with protein sequence MKAIKNLCLFCFLIFGILMQSEIFQDQLWNFSTAYFTSSRYEVASEDMSQFLKDVSETATENDVHIFSQYNEINNKYLSTLHIYGDDKVIRQTLKNTANIEESEYTALVSGITKVKFHNLSELQSTSVGYENFISYIGNEDNIISAYQKLSEKYSLTYPEYWNSTEKDMIFIIWGMIIALMIVLNVIEVVRRKKEVVVRVSLGESAGFIAFKAALFDVTFDIALFIVAKILLSNYISGAYENRLVTILYSIGIILSTIPYCSFCFFDIRKAFANATHKRGVDFLIYSLKFIAGVAAVFTITTNISSIHNNLFTNEHLLEEYYDANYFTVKTTDFNAEKEEAFWNKLYKNEYNTLKPVICLNILNDKNDVIYVNNHAKDMLQGFTKQINAVENESSDLIIFIPKNRYFAKNKQLAYDSLSHVLNHDNLQQLNIQYIEYSETEYFSYLDTSRINGIEKSKNPIIIYQANKDLAVNGGYLESYKAGAVLFQCDEKQLRNISKKYEDMLGNYQLVITNVHEQYLYNHTFLIKLVGFLSSLCTIVLLLNIMIIVTVSRLEFRENAMKISLMKIFGYSLFERHKTLLKMIVVENFVILVGMLIYSLLSVQTEVGISILVSSFMALIEFTIIFFNITIVEKTNIPKSLKGGCL